In the genome of Lagopus muta isolate bLagMut1 chromosome 29, bLagMut1 primary, whole genome shotgun sequence, the window CAGGCTCAGCTGTTGCTCTCCTCCCCAGTGCTGAGCCATGGGAGGGTGAGCAGGAGCAGCGGATGTGATCAGCTTCTCCTGTGGGTAATGCAGGCACTTTTTCAGCACAAGGTGCATGCAAGTTATCATTGCTCAAGACAGAAATAGTTACCAAGCCCTTAAGGGAAGCTCCTTCTTTGTCCCATGCTGGTGGTGGACAAGGCAAAGAAGGAGTAATGAGGATGTGCTCCTGGGGAAGCAGCATCATTGCAGACCTCCcaagaaagcagctcagctgatTTTTTGCTGAAGTAATGGGAAGAGGAAGCTTGAGATGTGTAGAAATGCAGTTCTTTCCCCCCAGAGCCTTACCCAGCTGCAACCCTTGCGTGCTCTTTCACAAGCCTTCCTGAAAGATTTCCCCATAGCTTTATTTTCTCTAGCAGGTGAGATCGGCCGCGCTGCCTGAGCCCAGCAGCGGCACAGTTGGAAAGAGCCGACAGCCCTGAACCACCCCTTGTCCTGGTGCTGTACATGGTGGGCACACGGAGCTGCCCATACCCCTAAACTCAGCCGGACACCCGGCCCAGGGGATGGAGAAGCGATGCGGCGCTTCCCACGGCCACGGGAGAGCTGGGAGAGCCGCGGGGGCTCCTCGCTGTGACACCTCGAAACCTCCTACGGGGCACCTTCTGATTcgttggttttctttttcttctgtagttcGGCAGTCCACGTTGTCCCCTATGGGCTCCCCCTGGCGAGTTCGTCCCTCCGAGCGCTGCTGTTGTCTCGTCCTGTCCCGGCGCCGCactctgtgctttctttccttccttcgGCCATACACGTTGCTCCAGCGATCATCACCGCGATGCTTTGGGGCCGGGAGCAGCGTGTCCCATTTCCACAGGGATGGGCAAAGTcccctgcagggatgcagggtTTGGATGCAGGGTGCGGTGGCGGAGCCGGGTCCTGCCCCACGGGGAGCCTCAGCTGATGGGAAGCATCACACCACAGGCTCCGTGTTGGGGCTCTGCAAGGCAAAGTGAGGGTGAGCGAGGTGCTCAGATCCACCTCAACCCCTTTCCACTTACCTGAGAGCTGTGGGGAGCCAGGGATGTGCCAGTGGCTGCAGCATAAGTGGTGGTGCAGGTGGGGTGATCAGTGcccagggggctgcagggggactTGAGCTTCTGTACAGGGAGCAGAAAGTGAGCAATAGCAGCCAGCTtgctgctctcctcttcctccagcaCTACAAGGCCTCCTGATAGAGTTATCCCCAGAGCCATCTTGGGATGCTGAGGGCTGTGGAGATTGCAGCACCCAGAACAATCCCAGAGTaaagcagccctgctggagGTGACACTTGGGAagcccacagccaccccactTCTGAGTGGGTATGACCTCACTGTCCCCTGTTGCAAGGCTGCATTGGCACCCTGTGCTCCAACCTCACCGCCCATAGAGCTGCAAGGACACAGCTCTGGGGCATTGCACCCTACAGGGCTCACTCACCTCCACCCACTGCACCTCAGAGTAGATGATGTGCACTGTGCTGTCCTCAGCCAGAGGCAACTGCTCCCTTGGTTGTCCTGCACCAGGAACACAGCAAAGTCACCACGGGGATGGGGGGAGCAGCAGgacccccactgaccccatacTCCTCCCCCCGTGAGTTTCCCAGTGGTTTCCCATGTTGCATCCAACCCTGACACAGCTGTTTAGCTATGGGCTCATTGGCTTGGTGAATTTGTCACTGTTCAGGGTGTTCACCCTCACCAGGGCATTCTGCAGAGATGTTGCTCCCTTGAGCTTGGGCTGAGATCACACGTTTCTCCTTGAAGCTGTGTGATATCATCACAGAAGCGCAGCATCCGCACAAAGCCCTTCAGGTCACATACTAGGCAAAGCAGGTAtctatgtctttttttttttcttcttcttttttttaaagctgctttccttcctgtctGTTACCCGATGCTTAAAAAGAAGCAGGACCCACTCAGCCTTCCACCCATGGGAGCAGGGTAACGCAACACAAGCCTCGGGGAGCTGTGAGCTGCTCCTGTCACCCCTAAACCTTCACACCCTGCACTCACTCATGTTTGCAGCCACATAGGCCACAGTGAAGGCCCCGGCAAGCACCATCAGAATCATCATGGGCAGCAccacccccagcagcagcagcatccctctcctccagctgcctgtGGCTCAGAGAGAGCGAGGGTCAGCATCCAGCAGAGAGAGCTCATCGTTAACCCCACCCCTCCCTGTACCTTCTTGCCTATTTATGGGGCTGAGGATTTCAGAGAACGATAACAAGGagcaggaaatgctttttttttttctctcttttgtttttttttgagctgAACTCTTTATAGTCAGCTTCAAAACGCAACAGCCAGCATAAAAATGTCACTGAGGGGCGGATGAGGCTCTGACACTTCTCTGGAGGCTTTGTGGGGAGCCCAggggcagagctctgcaccTCCAAGTCCTCCTGAAGGGACAGAGGTTGCCACACATGTAAGTGTTACAGGGGCGTCCCTGCGTGTGTAAGGTTTGGAGGGACCCAGTGCTGGGAAATGCGCCTTGCAGCACCTCGTATCAGCATCTTCCACTCTTTAGTGAGACCTAGAGATGATGTGGGGACCTTTGCCGGGCACAAGGCATTGAGAGAGCCCCACGTGGGTGGGGGACAAAGAGGTGGTGTCACCGCTGTGTCCCCAGGGTGAGGGGCAGCCACTGCatcacacagccacagcaaaaGTCCCCACGTCACAAGGGAGGGCAAGAAAAACCCAATGACAGAGAGCATGATTTTGGCCTCAAGAGCCTCATGGGGGAAGTTGAGGTTCTCATCATCCCCAGCTCTCCTGGTGTGCAAATCTCATGCGTTTCAAATGGGCCTGGTGCAGCGGGGCGCAGCGAGCACAGCTCGGCGCTTGTGGGAACAGCCATGCAGCCCACAGAGGTGCTGTGGCTTCTTTTCCTGCCAAAGGTTCCTTCGAGGTGAAGAAAGCAGTGTGAAAAAATCCCCCACGGGGCTGAAGGTGGGGGAGAGAGTGGAACCAGGGCTGCTGCATCCCCGGGGGCTCACCTTGCTCCTTGAATCTGCAGATGGAGGAGTGGAGGGCGGTGGTGAGGCGGCTGACAGGGttgctggcagtgcaggcaCGAGGCAGGGTGCTGTTGGTGGGGTCGGAGGAGAGCAACAGGAGGCTGCCGTTGTGGGTGTAGAGCGACGAGGTGCTGGCCTCAGAGCTGGCCCAGCTGCAGGACACGTTGTCcccttgtgctgctgtgcagttgAGGGTGACCGTGCTGCTGTCATTGGCCAGCATCCAGTCGAGGATGTGGATGC includes:
- the LOC125685779 gene encoding LOW QUALITY PROTEIN: signaling lymphocytic activation molecule-like (The sequence of the model RefSeq protein was modified relative to this genomic sequence to represent the inferred CDS: inserted 1 base in 1 codon; deleted 1 base in 1 codon) translates to MQLCNQRGHSSSRLFPHISALLPGLGCGTMETVLGTLGKATVLGISPYFQNLTQHFGTVTWKRSVENPLSKEYLCTYYKGNYTKDKLGQILFHXNFSLEILSTQWLDQQLCEYSVTMEAGEKNQQIRLVAYEPVSDPSIHILDWMLANDSSTVTLNCTAAQGDNVSCSWASSEASTSSLYTHNGSLLLLSSDPTNSTLPRACTASNPVSRLTTALHSSICRFKEQGSWRRGMLLLLGVVLPMMILMVLAGAFTVAYVAANMRQPREQLPLAEDSTVHIIYSEVQWVEKLKSPCSPLGTDHPTCTTTYAAATGTSLAPHSSQGTLPIPVEMGHAAPGPKASR